From a region of the Coffea arabica cultivar ET-39 chromosome 3e, Coffea Arabica ET-39 HiFi, whole genome shotgun sequence genome:
- the LOC113736654 gene encoding uncharacterized protein isoform X2 gives MNLPLLHTSSFSATLKRCRINVYKFTPPKIISRSVSSRRRHHRRRLLKHHPDADHRSPPTVNQNLQIVLTVDRLSSSKPVTYISELVDASQSKLSRFIYAADDAFENLRTLVTVDGATKRVVVSCRRSTVHFLGFVLLSSLVIIFVFRVLIKLLIGNSDSFSENNGGVIYRRDRSLGGREVAVAKVDTNFRKNENKKKGSENNILMLMLESENEIKRPFWERRKKRSAEKLPQWWPVSSQGPGLLVENKEEYQMMANRLIQAFMDKRIRGEDISMDDIVQLRRICRISGVRVLIEVENARDSIYRASVDFVLQCCERIENQSAFINIDGEDVHHFIAGLAENIGLENSRASRMVSAAVAARTRSRFLQAWALKIQG, from the exons ATGAACCTCCCTCTCCTGCACACCTCGTCTTTTTCTGCTACTTTAAAACGTTGTCGCATCAATGTCTACAAATTCACCCCACCGAAAATAATCTCCCGCTCCGTTTCTTCACGCCGGCGCCACCACCGTCGTCGTCTCCTCAAACACCACCCGGACGCCGATCACCGCTCTCCTCCAACGGTCAATCAAAACCTCCAAATTGTCCTAACCGTTGACCGACTTTCAAGCTCCAAACCAGTGACTTACATATCTGAACTCGTGGATGCTTCTCAGTCGAAGCTCAGTCGGTTCATTTATGCCGCCGACGATGCGTTTGAAAACCTTCGGACTCTTGTAACTGTGGATGGAGCTACCAAACGAGTTGTTGTGTCGTGCCGGAGGTCGACGGTTCATTTTCTAGGATTTGTTTTGCTCTCAAGTTTggttattatttttgtttttagggttttgattaaatTGTTAATTGGAAATAGTGATAGTTTTAGTGAAAATAATGGTGGAGTAATTTATAGAAGGGATCGGAGTTTGGGTGGTAGAGAAGTTGCTGTAGCGAAAGTAGAtacaaattttagaaaaaacgaaaacaaaaagaagggaagtgaaaacaatatctTAATGCTGATGTTGGAGAGCGAAAATGAGATAAAGAGGCCGTTTTGGGAAAGGAGGAAGAAGAGGTCGGCAGAGAAACTGCCTCAATGGTGGCCGGTCTCCAGTCAAGGTCCCGGTTTGCTGGTGGAGAATAAAGAGGAGTATCAGATGATGGCTAACCGGTTAATTCAAG CATTCATGGACAAAAGAATCAGAGGGGAAGACATTTCAATGGATGATATAGTCCAA TTGCGCCGTATATGCAGAATATCTGGTGTGAGGGTTTTGATTGAGGTGGAGAATGCCCGAGATTCAATTTATCGTGCATCAGTTGACTTTGTTTTGCAGTGCTGTGAAAG GATAGAAAATCAATCGGCTTTCATTAACATTGATGGTGAGGATGTCCACCATTTCATTGCTGGGCTCGCTGAAAACATCGGTCTTGAGAACAGTCGTGCGTCAAGAATGGTGTCTGCAGCTGTGGCTGCACGTACTCGCTCCCGGTTCTTGCAGGCCTGG GCCCTGAAAATACAAG